The following coding sequences lie in one Frigoribacterium sp. SL97 genomic window:
- the flgL gene encoding flagellar hook-associated protein FlgL yields MITRTTNQMAMLTAQRNLQTSSYRVDQAQQRAASLDRISKPSDDPAGTADALRVKAEQAANVQFSRNVGDGNGWLSLADSALSSTDDVLKKVRDLTVQGANTGALSQPALDAIATEIDGLKADLLAVANTSYNGRSVFAGTSDAGVAFRPDFSYTGTPGSSVTRQIGVETDVRVDADGAAAFGTGADSVFSMLDRIATDLRARVNVRTRLTEVDARLTAVRGVQSDIGARQSQILRAEDTLLDTKTTLEAQRAGIMDLDLGEAVLDLQMQNTSYQAALAVTAKVLQPTLMDFLR; encoded by the coding sequence ATGATCACCCGCACCACGAACCAGATGGCCATGCTCACCGCGCAGCGCAACCTGCAGACCAGCTCGTACCGGGTCGACCAGGCCCAGCAGCGGGCCGCGAGCCTCGACCGCATCTCGAAGCCGTCGGACGATCCGGCCGGCACGGCGGACGCCCTGCGGGTCAAGGCCGAGCAGGCGGCCAACGTGCAGTTCTCCCGCAACGTCGGCGACGGCAACGGGTGGCTCTCGCTGGCAGACTCGGCGCTGTCGTCCACCGACGACGTGCTCAAGAAGGTGCGCGACCTCACGGTGCAGGGCGCCAACACCGGCGCGCTGTCGCAACCCGCCCTCGACGCCATCGCGACCGAGATCGACGGTCTCAAGGCCGACCTGCTCGCCGTGGCGAACACCTCGTACAACGGCCGCAGCGTCTTCGCCGGCACGTCGGACGCGGGCGTCGCCTTCCGCCCCGACTTCAGCTACACCGGCACCCCGGGCTCGTCGGTCACCCGCCAGATCGGCGTCGAGACCGACGTGCGCGTCGACGCCGACGGAGCCGCCGCCTTCGGCACCGGCGCCGACTCGGTCTTCAGCATGCTCGACCGCATCGCCACCGACCTGCGGGCCCGCGTCAACGTCCGCACGCGGCTCACCGAGGTCGACGCCCGGTTGACGGCCGTGCGCGGCGTACAGTCCGACATCGGGGCACGACAGTCCCAGATCCTGAGAGCCGAGGACACCCTCTTGGACACCAAGACCACGCTGGAGGCGCAGCGCGCCGGCATCATGGACCTCGATCTCGGCGAGGCCGTGCTCGACCTGCAGATGCAGAACACCTCGTACCAGGCGGCCCTCGCGGTCACCGCCAAGGTGCTGCAGCCCACGCTGATGGACTTCCTCCGATGA
- the flgK gene encoding flagellar hook-associated protein FlgK codes for MVSTFGSLATAYRGLTAARTGLDVVGQNIANVNTEGYTRQRVTQSSIEAAARVGVFSNGVQPGQGVSVDGIARIGDRFADAQVRGAAGAAGYQGVRASVTAALESSLNEPSTTGIASQLTKFWSAWQDVSNDPSAAAPAAVLLGQANTIAQTLSTGYKAVDDQWTSQRQQLDGLASQLNSAATQVADLNVRIRTATQQGVSTNELVDARSALTEKIATLAGGTVRDNADGTVDVLVGGNALVSGDSARQVRVTGDYTLATASSGVSLEWTHRAGDPISLDGGSIAGSLSVLAPAAPGGTGGVLAEAAASYDALATQLASQVNAVHATGTTADGTTGHDFFALTAGVPAARGLTVLPTGASTIASGNGTGGALDGSIARAVGRIGLSTGSPDRAWGSIVSTIGATARTEADRSTLTDLAATSAKGRQLSTAGVSLDEENVNLLTYQHAYQGAARVMTAIDEMLDTLINGMGRVGR; via the coding sequence GTGGTGAGCACCTTCGGCAGCCTGGCCACCGCCTACCGCGGGCTCACCGCGGCCCGCACCGGGCTCGACGTGGTCGGCCAGAACATCGCCAACGTCAACACCGAGGGCTACACGCGGCAACGGGTCACGCAGTCCTCGATCGAGGCGGCCGCCCGCGTGGGCGTGTTCTCGAACGGCGTCCAGCCCGGACAGGGCGTGTCGGTCGACGGCATCGCCCGCATCGGCGACCGGTTCGCCGACGCCCAGGTCCGCGGCGCCGCCGGGGCAGCCGGCTACCAGGGCGTGCGGGCGTCGGTCACGGCCGCCCTGGAGTCGTCCCTGAACGAGCCCAGCACGACCGGCATCGCCTCGCAGCTGACGAAGTTCTGGTCCGCCTGGCAGGACGTGTCGAACGACCCCTCGGCGGCGGCCCCCGCGGCCGTCCTGCTCGGCCAGGCGAACACGATCGCCCAGACCCTCTCGACCGGCTACAAGGCCGTCGACGACCAGTGGACCTCGCAGCGTCAGCAGCTCGACGGCCTCGCCTCGCAACTCAACTCGGCCGCGACCCAGGTGGCCGACCTCAACGTGCGCATCCGCACCGCGACCCAGCAGGGCGTCAGCACCAACGAACTGGTGGACGCCCGCTCGGCACTGACCGAGAAGATCGCGACGCTCGCCGGAGGCACGGTGCGCGACAACGCGGACGGCACGGTCGACGTCCTGGTCGGCGGCAACGCCCTCGTGTCGGGCGACTCGGCCCGCCAGGTGAGGGTGACCGGCGACTACACGCTGGCCACCGCCTCCTCGGGGGTCTCGCTCGAGTGGACCCACCGCGCCGGCGACCCGATCTCGCTCGACGGCGGCAGCATCGCCGGTTCGCTGTCGGTGCTCGCCCCGGCCGCGCCCGGCGGCACCGGCGGGGTGCTGGCCGAGGCCGCCGCGAGCTACGACGCCCTCGCGACCCAGCTCGCCAGCCAGGTGAACGCCGTGCACGCGACCGGCACGACCGCCGACGGCACCACGGGCCACGACTTCTTCGCCCTCACCGCCGGGGTGCCCGCGGCGCGCGGCCTCACCGTGCTGCCGACCGGCGCCTCGACCATCGCGTCGGGCAACGGCACGGGAGGCGCCCTCGACGGGTCGATCGCCCGCGCCGTCGGCCGGATCGGACTCTCGACCGGATCGCCCGACCGCGCCTGGGGCTCGATCGTCAGCACGATCGGGGCCACGGCCCGCACCGAGGCCGACCGCTCGACCCTCACCGACCTCGCGGCGACGTCCGCCAAGGGTCGCCAGCTCTCGACCGCCGGGGTCAGCCTCGACGAGGAGAACGTCAACCTGCTCACCTATCAGCACGCCTACCAGGGCGCGGCCCGCGTCATGACCGCGATCGACGAGATGCTCGACACGTTGATCAACGGCATGGGACGGGTCGGGAGGTAA
- a CDS encoding flagellar protein FlgN gives MGANELSALLWRERELLELLTFKLEEEQLLLTAGRSRWVDHATREVEQVLGRLRSAGLERSVEVSAVAREWGTDEEAPLREIISAAPSGPWGEIFTAHLRAMTELTGRIAQLRDENERFLRAAARATQETLATASTGPATATYDATGQTGHASSASASGGHLFDGRL, from the coding sequence ATGGGCGCGAACGAACTCTCCGCGCTGCTCTGGCGAGAGCGCGAGCTGCTCGAGCTGCTGACCTTCAAGCTCGAGGAGGAGCAACTGCTGCTCACCGCGGGCCGCAGCCGCTGGGTCGACCACGCCACGCGCGAGGTCGAGCAGGTGCTCGGTCGCCTCCGTTCCGCGGGGCTCGAGCGCAGCGTCGAGGTGTCGGCCGTCGCCCGCGAGTGGGGCACCGACGAGGAGGCCCCCCTGCGCGAGATCATCTCCGCGGCACCCTCCGGCCCGTGGGGCGAGATCTTCACCGCCCACCTCCGCGCCATGACCGAGCTGACCGGGCGCATCGCCCAGCTGCGCGACGAGAACGAACGCTTCCTGCGGGCCGCCGCCCGCGCCACGCAGGAGACCCTGGCCACCGCGTCCACGGGCCCCGCGACCGCGACGTACGACGCGACGGGCCAGACCGGTCACGCGAGCTCGGCCAGCGCCTCCGGCGGTCACCTCTTCGACGGGCGGCTCTGA